In Nocardioides sp. InS609-2, a single genomic region encodes these proteins:
- a CDS encoding GNAT family N-acetyltransferase — translation MTAHPEPPTLSDGTISLRATTIGDNHLAAFIVEYHGAPVGAVEVTPEGEAGGSLSWRLAIDQRGRGFATRAVRVLADWALTGREQGGLGLLRVEARVDPRNEQSLRVATRSGLRREGVQRVVAGMGDDADATEYVVLARLADDPPLSDPASFRALLNSFLPRKRAISQLLVRDHDARVLLCQLTYKHDWDLPGGVVEVGESPHLAAGREVEEELALHIEPGRLLLTDWLPPWGGWDDALCLVFDGGVQDPAIVADVVRQEREIRDVAFCTPEQVRDRAADFTARRIESAMKNLTGGPAYTESGRDHPPTTV, via the coding sequence GTGACCGCACATCCCGAGCCGCCCACGCTCTCGGACGGCACGATCAGCTTGCGGGCCACGACGATCGGCGACAACCACCTGGCGGCGTTCATCGTGGAGTATCACGGAGCGCCCGTCGGTGCCGTCGAGGTCACACCCGAGGGCGAAGCCGGTGGCAGTCTGAGCTGGCGACTCGCGATCGACCAGCGAGGCCGTGGCTTCGCCACCCGCGCGGTCCGCGTGCTCGCCGACTGGGCGCTGACCGGGCGTGAACAGGGCGGCCTGGGCCTGCTGCGCGTCGAGGCCCGCGTCGACCCTCGCAACGAACAGTCCCTGCGCGTCGCAACGCGATCCGGCCTGCGCCGTGAGGGCGTGCAGCGCGTGGTCGCGGGCATGGGCGATGATGCCGACGCCACCGAGTACGTCGTCCTCGCGCGCCTTGCAGACGACCCGCCGCTCAGCGACCCGGCGAGCTTCCGGGCGCTGCTCAACTCGTTCCTGCCGCGCAAGCGTGCGATCAGCCAGCTGCTGGTGCGCGACCATGACGCCCGCGTGCTGCTCTGCCAGCTCACCTACAAGCACGACTGGGACCTGCCAGGCGGCGTTGTCGAGGTCGGCGAGTCACCACACCTGGCCGCCGGCCGCGAGGTCGAGGAGGAGCTGGCGCTCCACATCGAGCCCGGCAGGCTCCTGCTCACCGACTGGCTGCCCCCGTGGGGTGGCTGGGACGACGCGCTCTGCCTGGTCTTCGACGGCGGCGTACAGGATCCCGCGATCGTGGCCGACGTCGTGCGCCAGGAGCGCGAGATCCGCGACGTCGCGTTCTGCACTCCCGAGCAGGTGCGCGACCGGGCCGCCGACTTCACCGCCCGCCGTATCGAGTCGGCGATGAAGAACCTGACCGGCGGCCCGGCCTACACCGAGTCCGGCCGGGACCACCCCCCAACAACCGTTTGA
- the ppdK gene encoding pyruvate, phosphate dikinase, whose translation MTTFVFDFADGNKDQKDLLGGKGANLAEMTNLGLPVPPGFTITTEACRAYLESGGQPDTLEAEVSEHLADLEKKMGRTLGDASDPLLVSVRSGAKFSMPGMMETVLNIGLNDESVAGLAQHSDDERFALDSYRRLLQMFGSTVLDVDAEHFSDALDAAKKAKDTTEDLDLDVEDLRTLVEDFKALIREHAGREFPQDPREQMELATKAVFDSWNTDRAVLYRRQERIPEDLGTAVNIQAMVFGNRGMTSGSGVCFTRDPASGDQGVYGDYLQNAQGEDVVAGTRNTVSLADMAEIDKESHDELIEIMETLEKHYKDMCDIEFTVEDGKLWMLQTRVGKRTPEAAFRIAVHMADEGLIDMDEALRRVNGEQLANLMFPRFDVNAERTLLAKGMNASPGAAVGRAVFDWATAVEWAENGEDVILVRKETTPEDLHGMMVARGVLTSRGGKTSHAAVVARGMGRTCVCGAEALDVDTREGEFTVRDGKTIREGDVISIDGSTGEVFDGAVPVADSFVVRYFEGQEVDEPLVEAVARLMDHADAARRLRVRTNADTAEDAARARRFGAQGIGLCRTEHMFLGERRGLVENLIVAESDDEQSAALDELLPLQRHDFLEIFEAMDGLPVTIRLIDPPLHEFLPDLTDLSVAMAVADVHGHRKKRQRKLLKAVQRLHESNPMLGLRGVRLGIVIPGLFTMQTRAILEAAAERIRGGGSAEPEIMIPLVASVRELDLVRARIKQVAIDVQEETGTTVPHKIGTMIELPRAAMTAGEIAGSAEFFSFGTNDLTQMTWGFSRDDVEASFFSTYLEQGVFPVSPFESLDIDGVGSLVRRAVEDGKAANPELHLGVCGEHGGDPASIHFFDEVGLDYVSCSPFRVPVARLEAGRARLT comes from the coding sequence ATGACCACCTTCGTGTTCGACTTCGCCGACGGCAACAAGGACCAGAAGGACCTACTGGGCGGCAAGGGCGCCAATCTGGCCGAGATGACCAACCTCGGGCTGCCGGTGCCACCCGGCTTCACCATCACCACCGAGGCCTGTCGGGCCTACCTCGAAAGTGGTGGCCAGCCCGACACCCTCGAAGCCGAGGTGAGCGAGCACCTCGCAGACCTCGAGAAGAAGATGGGCCGCACCCTCGGTGACGCGAGCGACCCGCTTCTGGTCAGCGTGCGTAGCGGCGCGAAGTTCTCGATGCCCGGGATGATGGAGACGGTTCTCAACATCGGCCTCAACGACGAGTCGGTCGCAGGGCTGGCGCAGCACAGTGACGACGAGCGGTTCGCGCTCGACTCCTACCGGCGGCTGCTGCAGATGTTCGGGTCGACGGTGCTCGACGTGGACGCCGAGCACTTCTCCGACGCCCTCGATGCGGCGAAGAAGGCCAAGGACACCACCGAGGACCTCGATCTCGACGTCGAGGACCTGCGCACCCTCGTCGAGGACTTCAAGGCGCTGATCCGCGAGCACGCCGGACGCGAGTTCCCGCAGGACCCGCGCGAGCAGATGGAGCTGGCCACGAAGGCCGTCTTCGACTCGTGGAACACCGACCGGGCGGTGCTCTACCGCCGCCAGGAGCGCATCCCCGAGGACCTCGGCACTGCCGTCAACATCCAGGCGATGGTGTTCGGCAACCGCGGGATGACCTCGGGCTCCGGCGTCTGCTTCACCCGGGATCCCGCCAGTGGCGACCAGGGCGTGTACGGCGACTACCTGCAGAACGCCCAGGGCGAGGACGTGGTCGCCGGCACCCGCAACACCGTGTCGCTGGCCGACATGGCCGAGATCGACAAGGAGTCGCACGACGAGCTCATCGAGATCATGGAGACGCTCGAGAAGCACTACAAGGACATGTGCGACATCGAGTTCACCGTCGAGGACGGCAAGCTCTGGATGTTGCAGACCCGCGTCGGCAAGCGCACCCCCGAGGCAGCCTTCCGCATCGCCGTACACATGGCGGACGAAGGCCTGATCGACATGGACGAGGCGCTGCGCCGGGTCAACGGCGAGCAGCTCGCCAACCTGATGTTCCCGCGCTTCGACGTCAACGCCGAGCGCACGCTGCTCGCCAAGGGGATGAACGCCTCCCCCGGTGCGGCCGTCGGCAGGGCCGTCTTCGACTGGGCGACCGCGGTCGAGTGGGCCGAGAACGGCGAGGACGTCATCCTGGTCCGCAAGGAGACCACGCCGGAGGACCTGCACGGGATGATGGTCGCCCGCGGCGTGCTCACCAGCCGGGGCGGCAAGACGTCGCATGCCGCCGTGGTCGCGCGCGGCATGGGCCGCACGTGCGTGTGCGGTGCCGAGGCTCTCGACGTCGACACCCGTGAGGGCGAGTTCACCGTCCGCGACGGCAAGACGATCCGCGAGGGCGACGTCATCTCCATCGACGGCTCGACCGGCGAGGTCTTCGACGGCGCGGTCCCGGTCGCCGACTCGTTCGTGGTCCGCTACTTCGAGGGGCAGGAGGTCGACGAGCCGCTGGTCGAGGCCGTCGCCCGGCTGATGGACCATGCCGATGCCGCCCGCCGGCTGCGGGTGCGCACCAACGCCGACACTGCCGAGGACGCTGCCCGGGCCCGCCGCTTCGGCGCCCAGGGCATCGGCCTGTGCCGGACCGAGCACATGTTCCTCGGTGAGCGTCGCGGCCTCGTGGAGAACCTCATCGTCGCGGAGAGCGACGATGAGCAGTCGGCGGCTCTCGACGAGCTGCTCCCCCTCCAGCGCCACGACTTCCTCGAGATCTTCGAGGCCATGGACGGGCTGCCGGTGACCATCCGGCTCATCGACCCGCCACTGCACGAGTTCCTGCCCGACCTCACCGACCTGTCGGTGGCGATGGCCGTCGCCGACGTGCACGGACACCGCAAGAAGCGCCAGCGCAAGCTGCTGAAGGCCGTCCAGCGCCTGCACGAGTCGAACCCGATGCTCGGCCTGCGCGGCGTACGCCTCGGCATCGTGATCCCCGGGCTGTTCACGATGCAGACCCGGGCCATCCTCGAGGCGGCCGCGGAGCGGATCAGGGGCGGCGGGTCCGCCGAGCCCGAGATCATGATCCCGCTCGTCGCGAGCGTCCGCGAGCTCGACCTGGTGCGCGCCAGGATCAAGCAGGTCGCCATCGACGTACAGGAGGAGACCGGGACCACCGTGCCACACAAGATCGGCACCATGATCGAGCTGCCGCGAGCCGCGATGACGGCCGGCGAGATCGCCGGGTCGGCGGAGTTCTTCTCCTTCGGGACCAACGACCTCACCCAGATGACGTGGGGCTTCTCCCGCGACGACGTCGAGGCGTCCTTCTTCAGCACCTACCTCGAGCAGGGTGTCTTCCCGGTCTCGCCGTTCGAGTCGCTCGACATCGACGGAGTCGGCTCGCTCGTACGACGCGCGGTCGAGGACGGCAAGGCGGCGAATCCCGAGCTCCACCTCGGTGTCTGCGGCGAGCACGGCGGTGACCCGGCGTCGATCCACTTCTTCGACGAGGTCGGCCTCGACTACGTGTCGTGCTCACCGTTCCGGGTGCCTGTCGCCCGGTTGGAGGCGGGTCGCGCGCGACTGACCTGA